From the Anaeromyxobacter dehalogenans 2CP-1 genome, the window GATGAGCGCGTTCCGCTCACCCTGAGCGTAGGACGGACCGGAGGTCCGTCCGGAGTCGAAGGGTCACGCCGCCACGCGCGGCGGCCCGAGCAGCCGGCGCAGGTGCGCGAGCAGCGCCTCGCTGGTGAACGGCTTCTGGATGAGCTCCACGTCGCCGTCCACCAGCCGGTCCTGCACCAGCACGTCGTCGGTGTGGCCGGTCATGAACAGCACCTTCATCCCGGGCTGCCCCGGCGTGAGCGCCTCGGCCAGCTCCGCGCCGGTCATGCGCGGCATGACGAGGTCGGTGAGCAGCACGTCCACCCGGCCGCCGCGGGCGCGCGCCGCCTCCAGCGCCTCGGCGCCGTTCCGCCCGGAGATGACCTGGTAGCCGCTGCCGGAGAGCACGCGGCCGAGCAGCGTCCGGAGCGCGTCCTCGTCCTCGGCCAGCACCACCGTCTCGCCCAGCCCGCGCGGCGCCGCCACCGGCACCGCGACCGCCACCCGCGCCGCCGCCTCGTCGGCGGCCGGCAGGTACACGGTGAAGGACGTGCCCGCGCCCGGGCGCGACTCCACCCGGATGGCGCCGCCGGCCTGCCGCACGATGCCGTAGACCGTGGCGAGCCCGAGCCCGGTGCCGGTCTCCTTGGTGGTGAAGAACGGCTCGAAGATGCGCGCCCGCACCTCCTCCGTCATGCCCATGCCGGAGTCGCGCACCGTGAGCGTCACGTAGCGCCCGGCGGGCAGCGAGAGCTCGCGCAGCGCCTGCGGCACCTCCACGTTCGCGGTGGCGATGTGCAGCGGCCCGCCGTCGGGCATCGCGTCGCGCGCGTTCACCGCCAGGTTGAGCAGCACCTGCGCGAGCTGGTCGGCGTCGGCGAGCACCGGCCACGGCTGCTCCTGGAGCGTGGTGGTGACCTCGATCCGCTCGCCGATGGCGCGCCCGAGGAGCTTGCCGAGGTCCTGCACCACCTTGTTGAGCGACAGCACCTCCGGCCGGAGCAGCTTCTTGCGGGAGAGCGTGAGGAGCTGCCGGGTGACGCCCACCGCGCGGTGCGCCGCCTCGATGATCCCGTCGGCGCACTCGCGCAGGCGCGGATCGGTGGTCGGCAGGTCCCGCACCAGCAGCTCGGAGTAGCCGAGCACCACCGCGAGCACGTTGGAGAAGTCGTGGGCGACGCCGCCGGCGAGCCGGCCCACCGCCTCCATCTTCTGCGCCTGGCGGAGGTTCTGCTCCAGCTCGCGGCGCTCCGCCTCGGCGCGCTCCCGCTCCGACATGTCGCGCACCGACACCACGCGCAGCCCGCGGTCGTGCAGGCGCAGCGCGTCCACCGTCACCTCGACCGGGAAGGCCGTCCCATCGGCGCGCCGGTGCCGCCCCGGGGCGGCGTGGATCCCCGCCGCCGGGCCGCCCTCGCCGCCGCCCTCCTCGAGCAGGTCGGCGTAGCGCAGGTCGCGGAGCGCGTCGCGATCGCGGCCGTAGAGCCGCTCGGCGGCCGGGTTCGCGTCCTCCAGCCGGCCCGACTCCGCGTCCACCAGCAGGATGGCGTCGGAGGAGGTCTCGAACACGCCGCGGTGCAGCGCCTCGCTCTCCACCAGGCGCGCCACCAGCTCGCGCTGCGAGCGCTTCATCCGCACCTTCTCGACCGCGTTCTCGACCTTGAGGTTGAGCGCGTCGTAATCGGAGACCGGCTTCGTCACGTAGTCGAACGCGCCGATCTGCACCGCCTGGATGGCGGAGTCGAGGGAGGCGTAGCCGGTGACCAGGATCACCTCGACGTCGGGCTTGGCCGCCTTGAGCTGGCGGGCCACGTCGAGCCCCGAGCCGTCGCCCAGGTTCTTGTCCACCAGCGCCACGTCGATGTCGCCGGGCTCCGCCGCGCGCGCCAGCGCCTCGCGCGCCGAGCCGGCGAGGAGCAGGGTGCGCCCCTCGCCTTCCAGGAACCGCCGGAACACGTCGAGGATCACGGGCTCGTCGTCGACGATGAGGATCGTCGCCATGTCGCCTCCGGGAGATCGAAGCGGACCCCGGCCGAGAGGCCCGCCGCCGCGAGCGCGCCGAGCGGCGAGCGCCCGGCGGCCAGCAGCGACGCCTCCAAGAATGGGGTCGCGAAGCGGAACGGCCAGCCCACGCCCAGGGTGGCGTGGAGCGCGGGGGCGGCGCCGGCGTCGCGGGCGGCACCGTCGGGATCGACGCGGCCGAGGAGCGCGCCCGCGGCCAGGCTCCCCCACAGCTCCGGCCCGCGGCGCAGCTCCCGGCGGACCGTGGCGCCGCCGAGGAGCGTCAGGCCCCGCGCCGGCGCGTCGGCGCTGAGCCGAATCGGCTCGCCCCTGGAGCCGGTGGCCCGCAGGTCGCGGTGGTCGTCGAACCCGAGCACGCCGGCCTCCAGCCGCCAGGCGAGCACGTAGGTCGGGGGCAACAGGCCCCGCATCGGCAGCTCCGTCGCGAGCCCCGCGCTCGCGGCGGTGAAGCGCCCCCGCAGGTCCCACAGGACGCCCGCGGTGGGGAGGATCGCCGGCCCGCGGGGGGGGACCAGCAGGAGCTCGGCGGTGGCCCGCGCCTGGCCCACCTGGGCGAGCACGGTCTCGCCGGTCCGCGCCGGGACGGCGGGCGCGCGGTACCGCACCCGCCAGGTCCCCTCGCCGTCCGGCTCCACGCCCAGGATCGACCCGCGCCGCGCCGAGACGGCCGGCACCGCGCGGACCGGGTTGTCGTAGCGATCGAGCACCGTGACCCGGAGCGCGGCGTCGTGGCCGTCGGCGAGCAGCACCGCGTCGTCGGGCGAGAAGCGGGCCCGGGCGGGCGGGCCGGGCTGCAGCGGCAGCGCGCGCGACCCCGAGATCCCGGCCGCGGGCGCGCGGGCGATGATGACCACCTCGCCGCGGCCGCCGAAGCCGGGGCGGACCCGCAGCCGCGCCGCGACCGCGCCGACCCCGGCCGGCGCCGGCGCGGAGAGGGTGCCGCCCGCCGCCGCCAGCTCCACCGGCGCGTCCACCGCGTTGCCGGCGGCGTCGAGCACGCGGGCGGTGACGCCCACCTCCTCGACCGAGCCCGCCACCACCGCCTCGCGATCGAACGTCACCGCCACCGTGGCGGGCGGCCCGGCGACGGCGTCGAGCCGGATCACCGCGCGCGAGGCGGGCGAGCCGGGGAGCCGCACCACCAGCCGGTCCTCGCCCACCGCGCCGGCCGGCAGGGTCCAGATCGCCTCGAACGCGCCCGGCTCGCGGGCCACCGCGCTCACGCTGCCGCGCGAGGCCTCGAACGCCGGCACGTCGCCGCGGCGCGCCGCCCCGTGGGGCGCGACCACGTAGGCGAGCACGCGCACGTGCTCGGCCTGGTCGGCGTGCACCGCGACGTGGTCCGCGACCGCGTGCACGAGCGAGGTCTCCGGCACGTGCAGGTCCACCGGCCGGAAGCCGTGGTGGGCCTCGCGCACGCCGGGCGGGACCACCACCGGGATGACCGCCAGGCCGTCGGGGCCTGCGCGCCGCGGCCCGAAGGTCCGGTCGCCGATGCGCAGCGAGATCTCCTGCCCGGGCTGCGATCGGACCCGCGCGTCCCCCTGCCCGGAGAGCGGCAGCGCCAGCCACCCGTCCACCGGGCCGCGCGCGGTCCGGCCGGTGGCGGCGACGATCGCGACCAGGGGGTAGCGCTCGGCGGGCGGGCGGTAGCGCGCGGCGAAGCCGCCGCCCGCGAGCCGGCGGAGCCCCTCCACCCGGCCGGCGTTGGTGGAGATCGAGAGCTCCTCCACCTCGGCGGGCGCGTGGATGCGCAGCTCGGCGGCGCCGTCGCGCCCGAGCAGCAGGCGCGGCGGATCGGCCACGATGCGCAGCGCGCCGCCCGAGCCGGGCGGCGGCTCGTCCAGCGCGGCGGCGCCGGCCGGACCGAACGCCGCCAGCAGGGCGACGGCCACGAGGGCGCGGGTCGGGCTAGGGCGGCGGCGGCGGCGGCGCATTCCAGTCCATCTCGAGCGACTCGATGTTGCCCGCCCTGGTCGCGGTGGGCGGGCAGCGGCCGTCGGGGGCGGGGGCGGCGCCGGGCCGGCACTCCGGCGCGGCGGCGGGCTCCGGCCGCTCCTGGGCGCGGCGTGCGGCCGCGCGCGCGAGGACGCCCGGCGCCACCTCGGCGGACGGGCGCGCCTTGGCGCGGAACGCCTCCGCGGTGGCCGCGGCGGGCGCCGCCTTGGGCGCGGCCACGGCCGCCGTAGCGGCGGGCGCGGCGGAAGGGGTCGGGACGGGGGCGGCGGCTGGCGCCGGGGTGGCGGGCGCGGGGTCGACCGCGGAGGTCGGGGCGCCGCGGGCGGCCGGGGCCGGGGCTGGACGCGGCGGGCGGCGCGCGGCGGCGGCCGGCGCGGGCGAAGGCGGCGGTGCCGCCGGCGCGGCGACGGTGAGGACCGCCGGGCTCGCCGGCGACCCGGCCGTCACCGCCTCGGCCTCGGGCGCAGGCGGGGCCGCGTGGCGGCGCCCGGACAGGACCGCGCCCGCGCTGGCCGCGGCCACCCCGGACGCGAGCGCCAGCCAGGCGGCGAGGCGCGCGGCGCGGATCACGGCGTCCCCTCCGCCGGCGCGGCCGGGATGGAGACGCAGAACTCGGTCACCGCCCACGGGAGCCGGGCCGGATCGGCGGCGTCCACCAGCGTCACCGCGCCGCCGAAGCGGCTCATCAAGCGGCGCGAGATGTGGAGCCCGAGGCCGGTGCCGTGCCCGGGCGCCTTGGTGGTGAAGCGCGGCTCGAAGATGCGCTCGCGGAGCTCGGCCGGGATGCCCGTCCCCGCATCCGACACGCGCACCTCGATGCCCTCGCCCGCCGCCGCGATCACCCGCACCTCCACCCGCCCCGGGCCCACACCATCCACCGCGTCGAGCGCGTTGGCGATGAGGTTCGTCGCCGCGTGCACCAGCGCGCCCGGCGCCCCGAAGCCGTCGGGCAGGCCCGCCGCAGGCGCGAACGCGAAGCGCGCGCCGAGCGGGCGGACGCGCAGCGCCAGCAGGTCCACCGCGCGCGCGACCACCGGCGCGACCGCGAAGCGCACCGGCTCGGCGTCGCCGGCGCGGAACAGCTCGTCGTAGCCGTTCACGACCTCGCCCATGCGCGCGAGCTGGCTGCGCAGGATCCGCCACGCCTCCTGCTGCGCCAGCCCCGGGCCGGCGGCGCGCTCGAGCAGCGTGGCGGCCGCGTCCGCGCCCATGAGCGGCTGCCGCAGCTCGTGGAGCAGCGCGGGCGCGAGCAGCTCGGCGTCGAGCAGGGCGAGTCCGGCGGGGTCGTCGTGCTTCCTCTTCATGCGCGCTCCGTCAGGCGAGGTGCGCGGCCGTGGCCGCCGGGAGCAGCACCGTGATGGCCGCCCCCGCCCCCTCCTCGCTCTCCACCACGATGCGCCCGTGGTGGGCCTCCACGATGCTGTGCGACACCGACAGCCCCAGGCCGACGCGGCCCGGGTGCTCCTTGGTGGTGAAGAACGGGTCGAAGATCCGCTCGCGGATGGTGACCGGGATGCCCTTGCCGGTGTCGGCGATGCGCAGCCGCAGCGCCTCGCCGTCCACCGTGCCGAGCGACACCTCCAGCGAGCCGCCGCGCGGCATGGCGTTGATGGCGTTCTCCACCAGGTGCGCCACCACCTGCTGGATCTGCACCGGGTCGCCCTGCGCGTCGGGGAGCCGCTCGTCGAAGCGGGTGGTGAGCTCGATGCCGGCGGCGCGCAGGCGGTCCTCGTAGAGCGCCAGCGCGGCGCGCACCGGGGCCACCAGCGAGAAGCGCCGGCCCTGCATCGACCGCTCCTGGTCGGCGAAGCTGCGCAGGTCCTCCACCACCCGCGCCACGCGCGCGGTCTGCTCCTGCGCCCGCCCGATCATCTCGGCGTGCGCGCTGCCCGCCGGCAGCTCGCGCTTCAGGATGGCGAGGTAGCCCACGATGGCGGTCATGGGGTTGTTGAGCTCGTGCGCCAGGCCCGCGCCGAGCGAGCCGAGCGCGGCCAGGCGGCGGGTGCGGAGGATCTGGTCCTGCGCGGTCTTCAGCTCGGCGGTGCGCTCCTCGACGCGCGACTGCAGCTCGCGGTTCCAGCCGCGGATCTCCTCGTCGCGCCGCCGCAGCTCCCCGGTCATGCGGCCGAAGGCGCGGCCCAGGTCGGCGATCTCGTCCCGGCCCTTCTCCGACACCGGGGCCGAGAAGTCGCCGGCGGCGATGGCGGCCGCGGCGCGCGAGAGCCGCTCCACCGGCCGCGTCACCATCCGCGCCAGCACCGCGCCCACCAGCAGCGCCAGCACGAGCGCCACCGCGGACCAGCCCACCGTGTAGAAGCGCAGCCGCTCCGCCGCGCTGAACGCGACCGCCATGGGCTGCGCCACCACCGCGCCCCAGCCCAGCGAGCCGAGCGGCGCGAACGCGGACAGCCAGCGCTCGCCGTCCTGCCGCCGCACCAGCCGCGACCAGGCCAGGCCCTTCCCGAACCCGACCTCGGACAGCCGGCGCTCCTCGTCGGTGAGCGGCCCGGCCTGCACCCCCGCGATGAGCGCGCCCTGGCCGTCCACCAGGTACGCGAGCCCGCCGGCGCCGGACAGCTCGGCGATGCGGTGCTCCACGTCGCGGAGCAGGATCTCCGCCGCGAGCGTCCGGTCCTTGCCGATGCGGAGCGCCACCGCGATGCGGGCCGGGCCGCGCTCGCCGCGGTACGGGGCCGAGAGCGTGGTCGCCCCGGCCTTCGCGGGCGCTCGCGGGATCTGCCGGGCGAAGCGATCGAGGTCGCGGTCGTCCACCGGCTCGCGGCCGGCCAGCGCCGGATCGCGCTCCGGCCGCCGCTCGAACACCGGCCCGGCCACCGGCGTGTTCGCGTCGTCGACGAGCACCAGGATCGAGACGAACGGGAGCTGCCGGTACGGGATGTCGAGCACCGCCGACAGCTCGCCGCGCGAGAACTCGTCGAAGGGCATCGCCGAGACCGCGAGGCGCAGGCTCTCGACCGAGTTCCCGACGAACCGCTCGGTGAACAGCGCCAGGTCCTCGGCGGCCTGGACCTGCATGCGGCCGACGGTGCGCTGCAGCTCGTCGCGGCTCACGGTGTACGAGACGAGCCCGAGCAGCGCGACCGGGAGGACCCCGACCGCCAGGAGCACGAGCCCGATCTTCGCGCCGAACCGCATGCGGTGCCCGGAGTCCTTGCCGAGGGAGCCGTCGAGATCCGCCCCGGGGAACGGCGGTTGCCCGGCCGTCCCTCGCAGGAGGGGGAATATGGTCGCCACCTGGGGAGGTGGACAAGCCTCGCAGGTGGCGGAATGTCCCACAAACCCGGGACGGAGCGAAGGAAAGTCAGGCCGCGGCGGGCGCGCGATCCCCAGATGGGCGCGCTCTCTCAGTGGAATTCCGTGCGTTCAGAGTCGTTTGACTGCCCCGCGGGAATCGGTATGGTGCGCGCGCTTGCCCTCCCAGGGAGACCCTCGATGACGATGCTCGAGAAGCTGATGCCGAAGTCGGACGACTTCTTCTCCGACTTCGAGGCGCAGGCGGCGACCGTGGTCGAAGGGGCGAAGCTGCTGAAGCTGCTGCTCGAGGACTTCACCGACGTCCCGAGAAAGTGCCAGGCGATCAAGGACGTCGAGCACAAGGCCGACGACATCACGCACCGCGCCTTCGCCCGGCTCCACACGCAGTTCATCACCCCGTTCGACCGGGCCGAGATCCACCGGCTGCTGTCCCGCATCGACGACGTGCTCGACCTCGCCGACGCCGCCGCCGAGCGCCTCGGCCTCTACGACATCGACCAGGTGCTCCCCGAGGCGCGGGACCTCGCCGCGGTGCTGGTGGCCCAGGCGCTGAAGATGGAGGAGGCGGTGAAGGGGCTCCGGAACATGAAGAGGGACCCGGGCACCATCCTCGAGGCCTGCAAGGAGATGAACGTCCTCGAGAACCAGGCCGACCACCTCACCCGGACCACCATGGCGAAGCTGTTCAAGCGCGGGAACGACCCGCTCACGGTCATCAAGTGGAAGGAGATCATCGATCTCATCGAGACCGCGACCGACCGGGCCGAGGACGTGGCGAACGTGATCGAGGGCGTGGTGCTGGAGCACGCCTAGACGATCCCACCCTCCCCGCCGCGCCCGGTCCGCCGCCATGCTCATCCTCGTCATCCTCCTCGTCCTGGTCGCGCTCGCCTTCGACTTCATCAACGGGTTCCACGACGCCGCGAACTCCATCGCGACCGTGGTCTCGACCCGGGTGCTCTCGCCGCTCGTCGCGGTGGCCTGGGCGGCGTTCTTCAACTTCATCTCCGCCATGCCGGTGCTGTGGGGCGCGGAGCTGAAGGTGGCCGCCACCATGGGCAAGGGCATCGTCCACTTCGAGCAGCTCAAGGCGGGCGGCATCTCGCTCGTGCTCATGGTGGTGTTCGCCGCGCTGATGGGCGCGATCGTCTGGAACCTGCTGACCTGGTGGTGGGGGCTGCCCTCGTCCTCCTCGCACGCGCTCGCCGGCGGCATGATCGGCGCGAGCCTGCCGCCGCTCGGCTTCGCCGGCCTCATCCCCTCCGGCATCCTCAAGATCGTCGCGTTCATCGTGCTCTCGCCGCTCATCGGCATGGTGCTCGGCTCGCTCATGATGGTGGCGACGGCCTGGATCGTGCGGAAGAACACGCCGGCGCGCGTGGATCGCTGGTTCCGGCGCCTGCAGCTCGTCTCGGCCGCGATCTTCAGCTACAGCCACGGCACGAACGACGCCCAGAAGGTGATGGGCATCATCTCGGTCATCCTCTACGGCACCATCTGGGCGGACCGCGCCGCGATGACGCCGGGGCACTTCCCGGTGCCGTTCTGGGTGGTGCTCTCCTGCCACGCGGCCATCGGCCTCGGGACCATGTTCGGCGGCTGGCGCATCGTCCGCACCATGGGCCACAACCTCACCAAGCTGCAGCCCATCGGCGGCTTCTGCGCCGAGACCGGCGGCGGCGTGACCATCCTCGCGCTCGCCCACTTCGGCATCCCGGTCTCCACCACGCACACCATCACCGGGGCGATCGTGGGCGTGGGCTCGACGAAGGGCACGCGCGCGGTGCGCTGGGGCGTGGCCGGCCGGATCATCTGGGCCTGGGTGTTCACCATCCCGGCCGCGGCGATCGTCGCCGGCGTCATCTTCCTGGTGACGCGCGCGATCGTGGGCGTGGTCGGCGTCGGCTGACGATCAGTCGCCGCGCCGCCGCGAGGCCAGCATCCCGCAGGCGGCGTGCTCGTCCTGGCCGCCGGAGTAGCGGCGCACGACGGGCGTGCCGGGCAGCTCGCGGGCGAGCGCGTCGCGGAACGCGTTCCACTCGTCCTCGTCCGGCGGGCAATAGCGGCCCGAGGCGTCGTTCACGGCGATGGGGTTGAGGCGCACCGGGATCCCGGCGAGCAGCTGGCCCAGCGCCGCCGCGTCCTCCTCGCCCACGTTCACGCCCGAGATCATGACGTACTCGAGCGTCACCCGGCCGCGCAGCGCCGCGTGCTCGCGGATCGCCTCGACCAGCTCGTCGAGCGGGAAGCCCTGCTCCACCGGCATGAGCGCGCGCCGCTTCCAGGGCATGGCGGCGTTGAGCGAGATGCACAGGCGGAACTTGTGCCCCTCGGCGGTGTAGCGGCGGATCATCGGGACCACGCCGGCGGTGGAGATGGAGATGCGCCTCGCGTCGATGCGCGCGCCGGCCGGATCGCAGAGCGCGTAGGCGGCGGTCAGCACCTCGTCGTAGTTCAGGAACGGCTCGCCCTGCCCCATGAACACCACCCCGGTGATGGGCCGCTCCGAGTCGGCCCGCACCGCGAGGAGCTGCGCGACCATCTCCCAGGAGCGGAGCGAGCGGTCCAGGCCGAGCTTCGCGGTGGCGCAGAACGCGCAGCCGAGCGCGCAGCCCGCCTGCGAGGACAGGCACACCACGTGGTGCGTGTCGAACAGCGGGATGCGCACGGTCTCGACGCGCAGGCCGTCGGGCAGCTCGAAGAGGTACTTTCGGAAGCCGTCGCGCGCGTCCACCGCCTCGAGGAGGCGCAGCTCGCCCGGCGTGGCGAGCGCGTCCACCTCGTCCAGCACCGAGCGGCGGACGTTGCGCGCGTCGCGGAGCGGGGCGCCGCGCCCGATGACCGCGCCGGTGATGCGGCGCGCGTCCTCGAGCGAGATGCCGGCACGGCGCGCCAGCGTTCGGCTGTCCTGGCCGGCGAGGTGGAGCACGGCGGCGAGATAGCATAAGTTCGCGCCGATGAGAGCACTCGCCGCCGCCGCACTCCTGTTCCTCGCGGGGTGCGTCACGTACAGCCAGCCGCCGGAGAACGCTCCGCCCCCCGCGCCGGAGGGCGAGGCGCCGCCCGAGGCCTCGCCCCCTCCGCCGCCGCCGCCGCCCGCGCCCTCGCAGGCCGAGCCCGCGCCGCAGCCGACGCCGCCGCGCGCACCGCAGGCTGCGCCCCCGACGGCAACCCCGCCCGCACCCCAGGCGGCGCCGCCCGCGCAGCGCCCGGGCTACCTGGGCCGCGACCAGGCGATCGACGCCGCGTTCCGCGTGGCGCGCGAGCGCAGGCTCCAGGTGGACACGGTGAAGCACGCGTTCCTCGACGAGCCCGCCGCGCGCTGGCACGTGGACGTGGCGGGGCCCCGCGACTTCGCGCGGGTGGTGCTGGACGCGCGCGACGGCCGCCTGCTCAAGGGCCGCTTCCGCGCGGGCGCCGCGGACGCGGGGCCGGAGCAGCGGGCGCCCTAGCCGCGCGCGCCGCGGCGGCGCCGGGCGGCGGCCGGCTCACCCACGGGCTGCCGCGCAGCGCGAAGCGCCAGGGGCGCGCCGCCCAGGCGCCGGCGTAGCCCACGTTCACGCGCGGGCCGGTCACCACCGCCTCGCTCGGCGGCGGCGCGTCCTCGACGAACAGGTCGTCGCCGGCGAGGTCTCGGCCGTTGTCGTGCTCGCGCCGGATGGCGAGCGCGCGGCACAGGTTCCCGGGCCCGCGGGTAGAGTGCAGGCACCCGTCGATCGGCTCGGCCGCGCGGAGCAGCACCGCCGACGGGAACCCCTCCGGCCCGGTCACCACGTTCATGCAGTGGGACGTTCCGTAGATCAGGTACACGTACGCGCGGCCGGGCGGCCCGAACATGATGGCGGCGCGCGGCGTGGGGCCGGCCCGGGCGTGCGACGCCCGGTCGTCGGGCCCGTGGTACGCCTCGGTCTCCACGATGCGCGCGGCGCGACGCACGCCGCCATCGAGGTGCACGAGCACCTTCCCCAGCAGCGCCCTCGCCACGGTGCGCGTGTCGCGCGCGTAGAACGCCTGCGGCAGCTTCATGCGGACCGCGGACGCTACCTCGCGGGAGCGTCCCGCGCCAGGCGGCCGGGCCGGCCTGGTCCGCGCCGCAGCAGCGACCCGGATCAGGCGGTCCCGGCCGGAACCCCACAGGGAGGGCGGACGCCCGCTTCGCCGGCCCGCCGAGTGTGCCAACCTTCGGGCGGACGTGCGCCCGCTCACCGTCATCGCCCTGCTGCTCGCGCTGCCGTGCGCCGCGCTCGCCGCCCCAGCCGCGGCGAAGGACGACGACTTCGAGCCCGACGAGCCGCTGCGATCGCTCGCGCTCGGGCCGCTGCCGCGCGCCCGCGCCATGGTCTCCGGCGACGTGGGCTGGCTGCGGAGCGGCATCGGCATCGGCGTGGGCCTCGGCGCGGCGCTCGACCTCGTGCTCCGCATCGACGCCATGCCGCTGTACGAGAAGGGGTTCGGCGGCCAGCGGGAGCTGCAGGGCGGCCTGCGCTTCTCGCCCATCGCCGAGGAGGACCTGCGCCTCACGGTCCAGGTCACCGGCGGGCAGGTGTTCATCTCCAAGCCGGCCGAGCTGGTGTCGTTCACCACGGTCCGGGGCGAGATCCTGCTCGGCGCCACCTTCGACCTGCTCAGCCCCTACGCGCGGCTCGGGGTCCGGACGCTGAGCCGCAGCGTCGAGGGCGCGGACGCGTGGCAGCGCGAGGAGGAGATCGGGCTCGGGGTGGAGCGGGTGCTCGGGCGCTTCGTGGTCGGCGCCGAGGGCTACGTCCTCGCCCGGCCGCACCGCTCGGGCATGGGCCAGTGGAGGCTGCGGGTGGGCTATGCGCTCTAGCGGATGCGAGCGCGGGTCCCGGCGGCGGGCCGCCCTCGCGGCGGCGCTCGCGCTCGCGGCGCTCGCCGGCTGCGCCACCCGCGACGTCGAGACCACGCCGTTCCGGATCCGCGCGGAGGGCCCGGACGGCGCCTCGCTGGTGGACGCGCGCTCCGGCGCCGGGTTCATCGTGGTGACCGGCCCGGCCAGCCTGCCGTCGCCCACCACGCTCCGGGTCGACCAGGCGGTGGTGGACGACGCGAGCGGCACGCGCACGCTCGACTCGGTCACGTTCAGCTTCGATCCGGCCGCGCTGCCCGACCTGGCCTTCCCCCCGCGCCTGGCCGGGCTGACCGTGACGGTGGAGCTGAACGTCGATCCGCACGGCGCCGGCCCCGTGCGCGAGCCGCTCACCATCCCCGCGCTCCGGATCGCGAGCGGGGACACGGCGCGGAGCTACGAGTTCCTCGTCGGCGAGTCCGCCTACACGCTCGCGGACGGCATGCCCGGCGTGCCCGCGCTGCTCGGCCCGTACGTCGGCACCGAGGACATCCCCTTCTTCGAGGTGCGCCCGAACTGGACCGAGTCCGAGCCGGCGAAGTGCGGCATGGTGTACGACGCCGACATGCTGCGCGTGACGCAGTCCATACCCGTGGTGACGCTGGCGGCCGGGCGGAGGGCCCAGGTGTACGTCGGGCTCCGGGCCGAGCCCTGGAACGTGGTGCACGTCCAGTCGTGGCACCGGCGCGGCACCTGCGCCGGGCAAGCGGGATCGTGGACGCAGTTCGCGGCCTGGCGTTAAAACACTCCTTCCATGCGCCGCGCCAAGATCGTCGCCACCCTCGGACCCGCGTCCGGCGAGCCGGACGTGCTCGCCAGGCTCCTCGAGCAGGGGGTGGACGTCGCCCGCCTGAACTTCTCCCACGGCCGGCACGAGGACCACGCGCGGATGCTCGACAAGATCCGCGCCGCCTCGCGCCACCTCGGCAAGGCCGTGGCCGTGCTGCAGGACCTGCAGGGCCCGAAGATCCGCACCGGCCCGCTGAAGGCCGGGAAGGCGGGCGTGCAGGTGGAGGCCGGGCAGGAGATCGTCATCACCACCGAGGGCGAGCTGGCGGGCGACGCGCACCTCGTCTCCACCACCTACCCGCACCTCGCCGAGGACGTGCGCGCCGGCGACCGCCTGCTGGTGGACGACGGCCTGCTCGAGTTCCGGGTGCTCGCCACCGACGGCGTGCGCGTGCGGGCCGAGGTGGTGGAGGGCGGCTGGCTCGGCGAGCACAAGGGGATCAACCTGCCCGGCGTGGCGCTCCGCACCGAGGCCATGTCCGAGAAGGACCGGGCCGACGTGGCGTTCGGCATCTCCCACGGCGTGGACTACGTCGCGCTGTCGTTCGTGCGCACGCCCCAGGACATCGGCCTCTGCCGCGAGGAGATGGAGCGCGCCGGCCGGGTGGTGCCCATCATCGCGAAGATCGAGAAGCCCGAGGCCATCGACAACCTCGACGCCATCATCGCCGCCGCCGACGGGGTGATGGTGGCCCGCGGCGATCTCGGCGTGGAGATCCTGCCGGAGCGCGTGCCGCTGCTGC encodes:
- a CDS encoding hybrid sensor histidine kinase/response regulator, whose amino-acid sequence is MATILIVDDEPVILDVFRRFLEGEGRTLLLAGSAREALARAAEPGDIDVALVDKNLGDGSGLDVARQLKAAKPDVEVILVTGYASLDSAIQAVQIGAFDYVTKPVSDYDALNLKVENAVEKVRMKRSQRELVARLVESEALHRGVFETSSDAILLVDAESGRLEDANPAAERLYGRDRDALRDLRYADLLEEGGGEGGPAAGIHAAPGRHRRADGTAFPVEVTVDALRLHDRGLRVVSVRDMSERERAEAERRELEQNLRQAQKMEAVGRLAGGVAHDFSNVLAVVLGYSELLVRDLPTTDPRLRECADGIIEAAHRAVGVTRQLLTLSRKKLLRPEVLSLNKVVQDLGKLLGRAIGERIEVTTTLQEQPWPVLADADQLAQVLLNLAVNARDAMPDGGPLHIATANVEVPQALRELSLPAGRYVTLTVRDSGMGMTEEVRARIFEPFFTTKETGTGLGLATVYGIVRQAGGAIRVESRPGAGTSFTVYLPAADEAAARVAVAVPVAAPRGLGETVVLAEDEDALRTLLGRVLSGSGYQVISGRNGAEALEAARARGGRVDVLLTDLVMPRMTGAELAEALTPGQPGMKVLFMTGHTDDVLVQDRLVDGDVELIQKPFTSEALLAHLRRLLGPPRVAA
- a CDS encoding Ig-like domain-containing protein encodes the protein MAVALLAAFGPAGAAALDEPPPGSGGALRIVADPPRLLLGRDGAAELRIHAPAEVEELSISTNAGRVEGLRRLAGGGFAARYRPPAERYPLVAIVAATGRTARGPVDGWLALPLSGQGDARVRSQPGQEISLRIGDRTFGPRRAGPDGLAVIPVVVPPGVREAHHGFRPVDLHVPETSLVHAVADHVAVHADQAEHVRVLAYVVAPHGAARRGDVPAFEASRGSVSAVAREPGAFEAIWTLPAGAVGEDRLVVRLPGSPASRAVIRLDAVAGPPATVAVTFDREAVVAGSVEEVGVTARVLDAAGNAVDAPVELAAAGGTLSAPAPAGVGAVAARLRVRPGFGGRGEVVIIARAPAAGISGSRALPLQPGPPARARFSPDDAVLLADGHDAALRVTVLDRYDNPVRAVPAVSARRGSILGVEPDGEGTWRVRYRAPAVPARTGETVLAQVGQARATAELLLVPPRGPAILPTAGVLWDLRGRFTAASAGLATELPMRGLLPPTYVLAWRLEAGVLGFDDHRDLRATGSRGEPIRLSADAPARGLTLLGGATVRRELRRGPELWGSLAAGALLGRVDPDGAARDAGAAPALHATLGVGWPFRFATPFLEASLLAAGRSPLGALAAAGLSAGVRFDLPEATWRRSSSSTTSP
- a CDS encoding sensor histidine kinase, encoding MKRKHDDPAGLALLDAELLAPALLHELRQPLMGADAAATLLERAAGPGLAQQEAWRILRSQLARMGEVVNGYDELFRAGDAEPVRFAVAPVVARAVDLLALRVRPLGARFAFAPAAGLPDGFGAPGALVHAATNLIANALDAVDGVGPGRVEVRVIAAAGEGIEVRVSDAGTGIPAELRERIFEPRFTTKAPGHGTGLGLHISRRLMSRFGGAVTLVDAADPARLPWAVTEFCVSIPAAPAEGTP
- a CDS encoding sensor histidine kinase, with protein sequence MRFGAKIGLVLLAVGVLPVALLGLVSYTVSRDELQRTVGRMQVQAAEDLALFTERFVGNSVESLRLAVSAMPFDEFSRGELSAVLDIPYRQLPFVSILVLVDDANTPVAGPVFERRPERDPALAGREPVDDRDLDRFARQIPRAPAKAGATTLSAPYRGERGPARIAVALRIGKDRTLAAEILLRDVEHRIAELSGAGGLAYLVDGQGALIAGVQAGPLTDEERRLSEVGFGKGLAWSRLVRRQDGERWLSAFAPLGSLGWGAVVAQPMAVAFSAAERLRFYTVGWSAVALVLALLVGAVLARMVTRPVERLSRAAAAIAAGDFSAPVSEKGRDEIADLGRAFGRMTGELRRRDEEIRGWNRELQSRVEERTAELKTAQDQILRTRRLAALGSLGAGLAHELNNPMTAIVGYLAILKRELPAGSAHAEMIGRAQEQTARVARVVEDLRSFADQERSMQGRRFSLVAPVRAALALYEDRLRAAGIELTTRFDERLPDAQGDPVQIQQVVAHLVENAINAMPRGGSLEVSLGTVDGEALRLRIADTGKGIPVTIRERIFDPFFTTKEHPGRVGLGLSVSHSIVEAHHGRIVVESEEGAGAAITVLLPAATAAHLA